Proteins encoded by one window of Methanocalculus alkaliphilus:
- a CDS encoding ribonuclease P protein component 1 → MITPGNVLRHEFVGLNVLVVHASNPAQKGISGLIVDETKNMIIIQTPAGLKHVPKKHSIFRVTLPDRVQVELIGSTVIGRPEKRITMRIRQ, encoded by the coding sequence ATGATCACGCCCGGAAACGTTCTCCGTCATGAATTTGTCGGCCTGAACGTTCTGGTCGTCCATGCCAGTAACCCTGCCCAGAAGGGTATCTCCGGTCTCATCGTCGATGAGACGAAGAACATGATCATCATCCAGACACCCGCTGGATTAAAGCATGTTCCGAAGAAACATAGTATATTCCGGGTTACCCTCCCGGACAGGGTGCAGGTGGAGCTCATCGGGTCGACCGTCATCGGTCGGCCTGAGAAGCGGATCACCATGCGCATCAGACAATAG
- the rpmC gene encoding 50S ribosomal protein L29, which yields MAIFRAREVAQFSDVELVEQKSKLRTELIQQYGKVSAGGAPDNPGQIRELRRTIARILTEQNKRKRV from the coding sequence ATGGCAATATTTCGTGCGCGTGAAGTTGCCCAGTTCTCTGACGTTGAACTGGTTGAACAGAAGAGCAAGCTTCGGACAGAACTGATCCAGCAGTATGGCAAGGTCAGTGCTGGCGGTGCCCCGGACAATCCGGGACAGATCCGCGAACTCCGAAGGACCATCGCCCGGATATTAACCGAGCAGAACAAGAGAAAACGTGTATGA
- a CDS encoding 30S ribosomal protein S3, whose amino-acid sequence MSAEKKFVEEGVRKVRVEAFLTKELKRAGYGGMDIFRTPIGTQVTIFAEKPGIVIGKGGKLVRQITTDLATEYGIESPQVEVQQVANPNLNAQILAERLANALERGWYFRKAGTSVIRRVMDSGALGCEVVMSGKLTGSRSRVQKFVEGYIKHAGEPAVSLVETGYAVAIKKLGTIGVQVRIIPPGAQLPDQFEIVPPKEEPPQQDVVVEEVSDIGEDIDRELSTISSPEDKYEREEL is encoded by the coding sequence ATGTCAGCAGAGAAGAAGTTTGTCGAGGAAGGCGTCCGGAAGGTTCGTGTTGAGGCGTTCCTGACAAAAGAGCTGAAGAGAGCCGGATACGGGGGGATGGATATCTTCAGAACCCCGATCGGCACCCAGGTAACGATCTTTGCTGAGAAGCCCGGTATCGTCATCGGGAAGGGCGGTAAGCTCGTCCGGCAGATCACCACCGATCTTGCAACCGAATACGGGATTGAATCTCCACAGGTTGAGGTCCAGCAGGTTGCAAATCCAAACCTCAATGCACAGATCCTTGCAGAGAGGCTTGCAAATGCCCTTGAGCGCGGCTGGTACTTCAGAAAGGCTGGAACGAGCGTCATCCGCCGTGTCATGGACTCTGGTGCCCTCGGGTGTGAAGTTGTTATGTCAGGAAAACTGACCGGCTCACGATCCCGTGTACAGAAGTTCGTTGAAGGATACATCAAACACGCAGGAGAGCCCGCTGTCAGTCTGGTTGAGACCGGATATGCGGTTGCGATCAAGAAACTTGGCACCATTGGTGTTCAGGTCAGAATCATTCCACCGGGCGCACAGCTCCCTGATCAGTTTGAGATAGTCCCACCGAAGGAAGAACCCCCGCAGCAGGATGTTGTTGTGGAGGAAGTCAGTGATATCGGTGAGGATATTGACCGCGAACTTTCGACCATCTCCTCACCTGAAGACAAATATGAGCGGGAGGAACTCTGA
- a CDS encoding 50S ribosomal protein L22, translated as MARTGYSMKVEGDNVVRAKANELHCSPKHAIEIASFIRNKNVDIAIAYLQEVVAKKKAIPFRRFKRNVAHQKSLTGVVCQGRFPVKASQEYIRLLNSLKKNAEYAGLAADSLEIVHSAAKRGRAMKAIFPRAMGRATPKARESVTIEVIAREVEE; from the coding sequence ATGGCACGAACAGGATATAGTATGAAGGTAGAAGGCGACAACGTCGTGCGTGCCAAGGCAAATGAGCTTCACTGCTCCCCCAAACACGCCATCGAGATCGCCAGTTTCATCAGGAACAAAAACGTCGATATCGCAATTGCCTATCTCCAGGAGGTTGTGGCAAAGAAGAAAGCCATCCCATTCCGGCGCTTTAAGCGGAATGTCGCGCACCAGAAGAGCCTCACTGGTGTTGTCTGCCAGGGTCGTTTCCCGGTGAAGGCATCACAGGAGTATATCCGGCTTCTCAACTCACTGAAGAAGAACGCCGAGTATGCAGGCCTTGCAGCCGACAGCCTCGAGATTGTCCACTCCGCCGCAAAGCGGGGAAGGGCAATGAAAGCCATCTTCCCCCGTGCAATGGGGCGTGCAACCCCCAAGGCGCGTGAGAGCGTCACCATTGAAGTCATCGCAAGGGAGGTCGAGGAATAA
- a CDS encoding 30S ribosomal protein S19: MAKKQIKRMPRRREEFTYHGYTIGALQEMSVEDLLPIMPSRARRKMQRGLTRDEQNLLEKVRSGEEKIRTHSRSMIILPEMVGRTIDIYNGKEFQSVEIPVEGVFHYLGEFALTRRRISHGSAGIGATRSSKYVPLK, encoded by the coding sequence ATGGCAAAGAAACAGATTAAGAGAATGCCGAGGCGGCGTGAGGAGTTTACCTATCATGGGTATACCATTGGCGCTCTTCAGGAGATGTCGGTGGAAGACCTTCTCCCGATCATGCCGTCCCGTGCACGAAGAAAGATGCAGCGGGGACTGACACGCGATGAGCAGAATCTCCTTGAGAAGGTCCGCTCCGGTGAAGAGAAGATCAGAACCCACAGCCGTTCGATGATTATCCTCCCGGAGATGGTTGGACGAACCATCGATATCTACAATGGAAAAGAGTTCCAGAGTGTTGAGATCCCGGTTGAAGGAGTCTTCCACTACCTCGGTGAGTTTGCCCTGACGAGGAGGAGAATCTCCCACGGAAGTGCCGGTATCGGTGCAACCCGGTCGAGTAAATACGTTCCACTGAAGTGA
- a CDS encoding 50S ribosomal protein L2, with translation MGHRISSQARGKGGPTYRAPSHKYKAALRHAGRSDQTVRGTIIGIEHDPARHTPIALVRLESGEKIYLLVTEGMGLDDVVEWGPEAVVRNGNTLLLRDIPTGTAVCNIEARPNDGGKFVRASGVQALVIGKSEGRVGVRMPSGSAKWFNDHCRATIGIVAGGGRGEKPLVKAGKVFHKVSSQATRWPRVRGVAMNVIDHPFGGGGHQHPGRPKTVSRGTPPGRKVGHIAARRTGCKR, from the coding sequence ATGGGACATAGAATCAGCAGTCAGGCGCGCGGTAAAGGCGGTCCGACCTACCGGGCACCGTCACACAAGTATAAAGCAGCACTCCGCCATGCGGGCAGGAGCGATCAGACCGTTCGGGGAACGATCATCGGTATTGAACACGACCCTGCACGCCACACACCGATCGCCCTTGTCAGGCTTGAGAGTGGTGAGAAGATCTACCTTCTCGTCACCGAAGGCATGGGTCTTGACGATGTCGTCGAGTGGGGCCCTGAGGCTGTTGTGCGAAACGGAAACACACTCCTTCTGCGGGATATCCCGACAGGAACAGCGGTCTGCAACATCGAGGCACGTCCAAATGACGGTGGAAAATTTGTCAGGGCAAGCGGTGTGCAGGCACTGGTCATCGGTAAATCCGAGGGCAGGGTTGGTGTCAGAATGCCAAGCGGCTCAGCAAAATGGTTCAATGACCACTGCCGCGCCACCATCGGCATCGTCGCCGGCGGCGGACGTGGTGAGAAGCCACTTGTCAAGGCAGGAAAGGTCTTCCACAAAGTCAGTTCACAGGCGACGCGCTGGCCTCGTGTCCGTGGTGTTGCAATGAACGTCATCGATCACCCGTTCGGTGGCGGTGGACACCAGCACCCCGGAAGGCCAAAGACGGTCTCTCGTGGAACTCCGCCTGGCAGAAAGGTTGGCCATATAGCTGCCCGAAGAACAGGATGTAAGAGGTGA
- a CDS encoding 50S ribosomal protein L23: MVLHHPSVTEKAMATLERENKLMFIVRKEANKETIRREIEKTFGKTVSDVRTLMTSKGTKKAIVSFEDDKAAEEILSRLGIV, translated from the coding sequence ATGGTTCTACATCATCCATCAGTAACTGAGAAAGCCATGGCGACACTGGAACGTGAGAACAAGCTCATGTTCATCGTCCGGAAAGAAGCGAACAAGGAGACCATCCGGCGTGAGATCGAGAAGACCTTCGGAAAGACTGTCTCCGATGTCCGAACCCTGATGACAAGCAAAGGAACCAAGAAGGCTATCGTGAGCTTTGAAGATGACAAAGCCGCTGAAGAGATATTAAGCCGCCTTGGCATCGTGTAG